The Deltaproteobacteria bacterium genome has a window encoding:
- a CDS encoding NAD-dependent isocitrate dehydrogenase, with product MGHRVTLLPGDGIGPEVADAARAVIDATGVRIEWTERAAGLPAIEHEGDPLPESVFAAIRETGTALKGPVTTPIGGGFQSVNVRLRKALDLYASVRPVRTLPGVPTRHERVDLVIIRENTEGLYAGLEHEVVPGVIETLKVFTEQACLRIAEYAFMLARRDGRRKVTAAHKASIMKMTDGLFLDCCRVVAARHPDVGYEEIAVDTLCMQLVLDPTRFDVVLLENLYGDIVSDLCSGLVGGLGVVPGANVGTHAAVFEAVHGSAPDIAGKNLANPLALILSGALMLQHLGEHAAARRVVDATSSVLAAGRVRTRDLGGRAGTTDVRDAIVAALREATT from the coding sequence ATGGGTCATCGCGTCACGCTCCTTCCGGGAGACGGCATCGGGCCGGAGGTAGCGGACGCGGCGCGCGCCGTGATCGACGCAACGGGTGTCCGGATCGAGTGGACGGAGCGCGCCGCCGGGCTGCCGGCGATCGAGCACGAGGGCGATCCGCTCCCCGAGTCGGTCTTCGCCGCGATCCGCGAGACCGGGACGGCGCTGAAAGGCCCCGTGACGACACCGATCGGCGGCGGCTTCCAGAGCGTGAACGTGCGCCTCAGAAAGGCGCTCGACCTCTACGCGAGCGTACGGCCGGTGCGCACGCTGCCGGGCGTCCCGACCCGCCACGAGCGGGTCGATCTCGTCATCATCCGCGAGAACACCGAGGGCCTCTACGCCGGGCTCGAGCACGAGGTCGTGCCGGGGGTGATCGAGACCCTCAAGGTCTTCACCGAGCAAGCGTGCCTCCGGATCGCGGAGTACGCCTTCATGCTCGCGCGCCGCGACGGCCGGCGCAAAGTCACCGCCGCGCACAAGGCCTCGATCATGAAGATGACGGACGGGCTCTTCCTCGACTGCTGCCGCGTGGTCGCGGCGCGCCACCCCGACGTCGGCTACGAGGAGATCGCGGTCGACACCCTCTGCATGCAGCTCGTCCTCGATCCGACCCGCTTCGACGTCGTCCTGCTCGAGAACCTCTACGGCGACATCGTATCGGACCTGTGCTCCGGACTGGTCGGCGGACTCGGCGTCGTGCCGGGGGCGAACGTCGGCACGCACGCGGCGGTCTTCGAGGCGGTGCACGGGAGCGCGCCCGACATCGCCGGCAAGAACCTCGCGAACCCGCTGGCGCTGATCCTCTCCGGCGCCCTCATGCTGCAGCACCTCGGCGAGCACGCGGCCGCGCGGCGCGTCGTCGACGCGACGAGCTCCGTGCTCGCCGCGGGCCGCGTCCGGACGCGCGACCTCGGCGGGCGCGCGGGGACGACCGACGTCCGCGACGCGATCGTCGCCGCGCTGCGGGAAGCGACGACGTGA
- a CDS encoding NAD-dependent isocitrate dehydrogenase: MSAERTVTLIPGDGAGPALADAVARIFAAAAVPVAWERVAAGDEALRRQGAAIPAELVGSVLRTRVALKGHLAARLGETQENPNVALRKMLDLYANVRSVKSFPGRASRYPDLDLIVVRESTEGEYAGIEHRVVPGVVESIKVTTAQACTRIARFAFAHAAAAGRKKVTAVHKANIMKRSDGLFLDCCRAVAKDHPAIALQELIVDNTCMQLVMNPYQFDVMVMQNFYGDLVSDLCAGLAGGLGVVPSASFGDDLAVFEAIYEDEPELAARDGANPMMLLVSALAMLRHLGLGAHADRITAATAAVLREGTRVTRDLGGTAGTIAMADAIVARL; encoded by the coding sequence GTGAGCGCCGAGCGCACGGTGACGCTCATCCCCGGCGACGGCGCCGGCCCGGCGCTCGCCGACGCCGTCGCGCGGATCTTCGCGGCCGCCGCCGTGCCGGTCGCGTGGGAGCGCGTCGCGGCCGGCGACGAGGCGCTCCGCCGGCAGGGCGCGGCGATCCCGGCCGAGCTCGTCGGTTCAGTGTTGCGGACGCGCGTCGCCTTGAAGGGCCACCTCGCCGCCAGGCTCGGCGAGACGCAGGAGAACCCGAACGTCGCGCTCCGCAAGATGCTCGACCTCTACGCCAACGTGCGCTCGGTGAAGAGCTTCCCCGGCCGCGCCTCGCGGTATCCCGACCTCGACCTCATCGTCGTCCGCGAGAGCACCGAGGGCGAGTACGCCGGCATCGAGCACCGGGTGGTGCCCGGCGTCGTCGAAAGCATCAAGGTCACGACCGCGCAGGCGTGCACGCGGATCGCGCGTTTCGCGTTCGCGCACGCGGCGGCCGCCGGCCGGAAGAAGGTGACGGCCGTCCACAAGGCCAACATCATGAAACGCTCGGACGGCCTCTTCCTCGACTGCTGCCGCGCCGTCGCGAAGGACCATCCCGCGATCGCCCTCCAGGAGCTGATCGTCGACAACACCTGCATGCAGCTCGTCATGAACCCCTACCAGTTCGACGTGATGGTGATGCAGAACTTCTACGGCGACCTCGTGTCGGACCTCTGCGCCGGGCTCGCGGGCGGGCTCGGCGTGGTGCCGAGCGCGAGCTTCGGCGACGACCTCGCCGTCTTCGAGGCGATCTACGAGGACGAGCCCGAGCTCGCGGCGCGCGACGGCGCGAATCCGATGATGCTGCTGGTGTCGGCGCTCGCCATGCTGCGCCACCTCGGGCTCGGCGCGCATGCCGATCGCATCACCGCCGCGACGGCGGCGGTGCTCCGCGAGGGCACCCGGGTGACGCGCGACCTCGGCGGAA
- a CDS encoding DUF2333 family protein, with protein MTWLGRLVFNRFALLALLWLAGVGVLHFGQIRHDRLPLDLDALTPPGETPPPGTLLATTLAAIMRHELSGTGWRPNDFFLWGPRVLADNNANRQLGILKAVRRTTQVVKEHLTKISSDPFDANLDKADNAFRYDEWRFFYPTAEGRYALGVRYLEDYVRGLKPELQTSKPLTLRHMDLLRLFQAWSDMLGDAHASLYRTEIDGHRVRPWESDDMFYHAQGYAHVMAACLRAIQREYDRSFADRDALPPLVEEVASSLERAALLKPFIVLDGGDAGLTANHRRNLDVYVAEARQKIYSIREELEK; from the coding sequence ATGACCTGGCTCGGCCGCCTCGTGTTCAACCGCTTCGCGCTCTTGGCGCTGCTCTGGCTCGCGGGCGTCGGCGTCCTGCACTTCGGCCAGATCCGCCACGACCGCCTGCCGCTCGACCTCGACGCGCTCACGCCGCCCGGCGAGACCCCGCCGCCGGGGACGCTCCTCGCGACGACGCTCGCCGCGATCATGCGCCACGAGCTCTCCGGCACCGGCTGGCGCCCGAACGACTTCTTTCTCTGGGGTCCGCGCGTCCTGGCCGACAACAATGCCAACCGCCAGCTCGGCATCCTGAAGGCCGTCCGCCGGACCACCCAGGTGGTGAAGGAGCATCTCACCAAGATCTCGAGCGACCCCTTCGACGCGAACCTCGACAAGGCGGACAACGCCTTCCGCTACGACGAATGGCGGTTCTTCTACCCGACCGCCGAGGGACGCTACGCGCTCGGCGTCCGGTACCTGGAGGACTACGTGCGCGGCTTGAAGCCCGAGCTCCAGACGTCGAAGCCGCTCACGCTCCGCCACATGGATCTGCTGCGGCTCTTCCAGGCGTGGAGCGACATGCTCGGCGACGCGCACGCCAGCCTCTACCGCACCGAGATCGACGGCCACCGCGTCCGGCCGTGGGAGAGCGACGACATGTTCTACCACGCGCAGGGCTACGCCCACGTGATGGCGGCCTGCCTGCGCGCGATCCAGCGCGAGTACGACCGCTCGTTCGCGGACCGCGACGCCCTGCCGCCGCTCGTCGAGGAGGTCGCCTCGTCCCTCGAGCGCGCCGCGCTTCTGAAGCCGTTCATCGTGCTCGACGGCGGCGACGCCGGCCTCACGGCGAACCACCGGCGGAACCTCGACGTCTACGTCGCCGAGGCGCGGCAGAAGATCTACTCGATCCGCGAAGAGCTCGAGAAGTAG
- a CDS encoding sulfatase, whose amino-acid sequence MLLGVVVAAGLAVLGCAPGPAALPDIVLVVIDTLRADHLGSYGHGRAQTPRLDDFAARGTRFSMARATSSWTLPSTASILSGRYPAEHGAERMTLMIGEKQLMMAEMLAAGGYDTAGFSANAAVVTPESGFAQGFGRFDVLERRGEQSGPDPVWPSSAQKPAQPDATADVVTDAALAWVSSRAAASHPYFLYVHYFDPHASYSPPRAYAEKFGVRSDDPLRGPGQALVMLKKTLTDQELATLRALYDAEIAFMDHEVGRLLDGLGFGRRRDVVVVITADHGEEFGDHGRMQHTKTLYEEVLRVPLLIGGGDFSSGQVVAAPVSLVRIFPTIAELARVAPPSGLPGRSLLPVLRGAAPAPEPETVFADLPSGAVHRAAVVDGSWKLVLDHGFAPVLYDLAADAGETTQRNQSQGARATALQKAIGEHNKICYRARAAAPPVPITVEPDRRERLRQLGYVVD is encoded by the coding sequence ATGCTCCTCGGAGTCGTGGTGGCCGCGGGGCTCGCAGTGCTCGGGTGCGCGCCCGGCCCTGCCGCGCTCCCCGACATCGTCCTCGTAGTGATCGATACGCTGCGGGCCGATCACCTGGGATCGTACGGCCATGGGCGGGCGCAGACCCCGCGCCTCGACGATTTTGCCGCGCGCGGAACGCGTTTCAGCATGGCGCGCGCGACCAGCTCGTGGACGCTGCCGAGCACCGCGAGCATCCTGAGCGGTCGCTATCCCGCCGAGCACGGAGCCGAGCGCATGACGCTCATGATCGGCGAGAAGCAACTGATGATGGCCGAAATGCTTGCCGCCGGCGGATACGACACCGCGGGGTTCTCTGCCAACGCGGCGGTGGTGACGCCGGAATCAGGATTCGCCCAGGGGTTCGGCCGCTTCGACGTGCTCGAGCGCCGCGGGGAGCAGAGCGGCCCCGATCCGGTTTGGCCGAGCAGCGCGCAGAAGCCGGCACAGCCCGATGCGACCGCGGACGTCGTGACCGATGCCGCTCTCGCCTGGGTCTCGTCACGTGCGGCGGCGAGCCATCCGTACTTCCTGTACGTGCACTACTTCGATCCGCACGCGAGCTATTCGCCTCCACGAGCCTACGCCGAAAAGTTCGGGGTCCGGTCCGACGATCCGCTGCGTGGACCGGGGCAGGCCCTGGTGATGCTGAAGAAGACGCTGACCGATCAGGAGCTCGCGACGTTGCGTGCGCTCTACGATGCCGAGATCGCGTTCATGGACCACGAGGTCGGACGTCTCCTCGACGGTCTCGGGTTCGGCCGGAGGCGCGACGTGGTCGTCGTGATCACCGCCGATCACGGCGAGGAGTTCGGAGACCACGGCCGCATGCAACACACGAAGACCCTCTACGAGGAGGTCTTGCGCGTACCACTCCTGATCGGCGGCGGCGATTTTTCGAGTGGGCAGGTCGTGGCCGCGCCGGTGTCGCTGGTCCGCATCTTTCCGACCATCGCGGAGCTGGCGCGGGTCGCGCCGCCATCCGGGCTGCCGGGACGCTCGCTGCTCCCGGTGCTGCGGGGAGCCGCGCCCGCGCCCGAGCCGGAGACGGTGTTCGCCGATCTCCCGTCCGGGGCGGTTCATCGCGCCGCCGTCGTCGACGGCTCCTGGAAGCTCGTGCTCGACCATGGATTCGCTCCGGTGCTCTACGATCTCGCGGCCGACGCGGGCGAGACCACGCAGCGGAATCAGAGCCAAGGCGCGCGTGCCACCGCGCTGCAGAAGGCCATCGGCGAGCACAATAAGATCTGCTACCGCGCGCGCGCCGCCGCGCCGCCGGTGCCGATCACCGTCGAGCCCGATCGGCGCGAGCGTCTCCGGCAGCTCGGATACGTCGTGGATTGA